The window GCCTTTCTCATTTCTCCTTTACAGGAAAGCTTTACTACAGCCACCTGCGCCTGCTGCTGCAGAAGGAGCCATCTGAAATTTCATGTAAGAAAATAGCCTGGCCGTTCTATAAGTTTGTCAGGACATTCATTTAAATACCTGAATGAACCCGTTGATATACAGCAGCCTGGGGGATTCAGCTGCCTGTACAGCTGTTTACAGGCAGTAACAAACACTATTTTTTCTTGTAAGATATACAGTAAAATTTGTAATATTCCAAAAAGTGTAATTATCTTTATGAAAATTATTCCTCTTCTATGAATAAGAAAAATCTCTCCACTTTTTCAGCCATTAAATACCATAGCTTATGTTAAACAGTACCTATCCTGCTACTGCAGAAGAAAAGCATTGGCTGAATAATTCAGAACCCGCCGTGATTGCATTAGAAATAGGAAAGAAGCACCCTGCTCCTGCAGAGAGAACTTCTACTATTATCTATGATAAAAAGCAGTTATCGAGGGTAATGCTACGCAGACGGTTCAATGTATGGACCCTGGCCCTGAAGCAGACAAAAAATCCCTTCGAGGCCTACAGCATCATTCAAAGCATTCAGGGGCTTACAGATTTTAACCTGGGTAAACCGGTAAAAAAACTGGTAGAAGTAGATGGTAAATATCATACCATGCCAGGTAGTCCTGCCTGGCCTTCCAGCTCATTCGATCAGTACATCTTTACAGAACTGAACCGCCTGAACAAGATAAAGGAGCACAAAGCCGCCCTGAGGAGCATGTTCCTGGCTGTTACAGACAAAAATGCTGCAGCTGCAGATCTTCAGCAAAAAGGCAAATCTGGCCAGAAAGACTGCCTAAGCCTGGAGCAGTTAAAAACAATTGTACAAAAGCTCCAGGAAGAAGGCGTAATGCAGATACAGCTTGGTGGTGGTGAACCCCTGCTGCGCTTTGATGAAATTCTTGAACTTTTAACTTCTGCCAGAAAGGGTACAGACTTCTGGCTTACCACCTCCGGCCAGGGTTTGAACCAGGAAAAAGCAAATGCCCTGAAAGAAGCAGGTCTGGTAGGCGTTTCCCTGAACCTGGACCATTTCGATCCGGATAAATACAACACCCAGAGAGGCTATAAACATGCTTACGGATGGGTTTTGAAAGCAGCAGAATGTATACGTAAGGCAAAGCTGGTGCTGTGCCTGAACCTGAATGCTACCAAAGGCTTTGTTACAGAAGAAAATCTGTATAAGTATGCCAGACTGGCAAAAAAGATTGGAGTCTCTTTTATCAATATAATTGACCCCCAAACCTCCCTGCAGTCACAGCAAAGGGAGGAACAACTAAGCGTGGAACAACAAAAAGTACTGGAGACCTTTGTAGAAACCATGAACTACGAGGAAACTTATCTTGACTGGCCCCTTGTGAATTATCATTGCAGCAAACAGCAACATACAGCAGCTGGTGCCGGTCTCAGCGACAGCTTTTTGTATATCGACGCCAAAGGAGACATCCATGCAGGTTTTAATGCTAAAAAGAAGGTAGGAAACGTTTTGAACGACAGGTTACCACTTTCACTTTCTAAATTTAAATAGCTTGTACTAATATCAGCATGCCCTGCTGTACAAAGGCTGTCTGCTAAATGGTCTCTCTATCGTTACAAAACCTAACAGTACAGGATGCCTGATTTAATAATCAGGCATTTTTTTGTATTTTTCTGCTGCACACCTGATCATTTACTGCACAAATACCTGCTTTATTGATTTTTTGATAAGAAAATCAGAGATTATTCCATTTAAACAACAAGCATGCTACAGGCTGGCACAAAGAAACCATCTTTTCCGCTCCGTAAATATTTACGACTGATCCTGGGACCCCTGCTTTACAGCCTGATATTGCTCATTGATTCACCCGCAGGCATGACGCCCGAAGCCCGTAGTATGTTGGCCTGCACCCTCTGGGTTGCCAGCTGGTGGATTACAGAACCAATTCCCATACCAGCCACTTCCCTGCTCCCCATTGTGCTGTTCCCCCTTAGCGGAGCACTTAGTCTTGAAAGCACTACTGCCGCCTACGGAAACCCGGTGATCTTCCTGTTTTTGGGTGGGTTTATAGTTGCCCTGGCCATGGAAGCCTGGAACCTGCACAAGCGTATTGCCCTGAATATTATACTGGCCGTTGGCACTAACCAGCAGCAGATTGTGCTGGGCTTTATGGCCGCAACGGGTTTTCTGTCCATGTGGATCTCTAACACCGCTACTGCCCTGATGATGCTGCCCATTGGCGTGGCGCTGGTGGTGCAGCTTACTGCTTTTAGTGGTGAGGGCACCTTGGGTAAAAAGAACAACTTTGGAAAAGCGCTGATGCTGGGAATAGCTTATGCTGCATCTATTGGCGGAATGGGTACCCTGATCGGTACACCCGGTAATGCAATTTTTGCGGCAATTGTAAAAGAGTTGTACGGGCAGGAAATTTCTTTTGTAGGCTGGTTTGTGCTGGGTGCGCCCCTAGCATGCCTGCTTGTGTTTATGTGCTGGCTGCTGCTAACTAAAATCTCCTTTCCCCTTAGTGCTTCCGGTAAAAGTGGCGAAGCAGAAATACGGCAGCAGCTTAAACAGTTAGGGCCTATGCGGGCAGAAGAAAAATGGGTGGTAGGGGTATTTGTATTCGCTGCACTTGCCTGGATTACGCGTATATTTTTACTCAACCGTATTTTTCCTGCCCTGGATGACAGCATGATCGCCATTGCGGCAAGTGTGCTTCTCTTCATCATACCTTCCCCATCTTCGGGCTACCGCTCCGGGCTGCTCACCTGGCAGATAGCAGCTAAATTGCCCTGGGGCATCCTGCTGCTGTTTGGCGCCGGCCTGGCAATTGCAGCAGGCTTCAAGGTTTCAGGCCTCGCTGCCTATATCGGGGAGCAAATGTCGCTGGCGCAGGGCTTATCCCTGCTGCTGTTTCTGCTTTCCATCGTAGCCATCATCAATTTTTTAACTGAAATTACCTCTAACGTTGCTACCGCCACCATGATGCTCCCCATCCTGGCCTCCCTTTCAGAGGCTATTGGTGTGCACCCCTACGGCCCCATGGTTGCGGCCTGCCTGGCATCTTCCTGTGCCTTTATGCTTCCTGTAGCCACACCGCCAAATGCCGTTGTGTTTGGTTTTGGCTATATTGAAATGAAAGACATGGTAAAAACTGGTTTCTGGCTTAACCTGATTTGTATTGCAGTAATAACAATTTATCTCTACTATCTGCTACCGCTGCTTTGGGAAATTGACCTGGAGCGCCTGCCTGAATGGGTCATTCTTCATCCTTGAAACCTGCCGCTGCCTCATGCCCTGCAACTAGGTGTTTTAATCATGAACTAGTAAATTGTGAGGCATGCCTTTGCCTCTTATCAGCTCTTACTTTATCTTGTAAAAAACTCTGCCATACCCCATGATAAAACTCTTTTCTCCTGCCCTGTCCCTGCTTTTATGTGTTGGCCTTTTCAGTGCCTGCACTAACACCAGCACCGACCTTAATTCTGATTCCACTGCCAGTACCACTCCTTTGGATAATCCAGATGCCGCTGTACTGGTATTTTCCAAAACTGATGGCTTTTACCACAAATCCATCCCTGCAGGCCAGGCAGCCATTCATAAGCTGGGCCTGGAAAATGGTTTTTTGGTAGACACCACAAAGAACGCAGCTTATTTTACCGCCGACAGCCTTAGCAAATACAAGGCTGTGGTATTCCTGAATACTACAAAAGATGTATTAGACAGTAATCAGCAAACAGCCTTTCAGGAATATATTCGTGGCGGTGGCGGATTTGTGGGCATCCATTCAGCTACCGATACAGAATATGATTGGCCCTGGTATAATCAGCTGGTAGGGGCTTACTTCGAGCATCATCCTGAAAATCAGGAAGCCAGGATACTGGTAACAGATAAAAGCCACCCCTCTACCACCATGCTGCCAGATACTCTGGTGCGTTTTGACGAGTGGTATAATTTCAGGGACATACAGCCTCATATAAATGTACTGGCTTACCTGGATGAAACCTCTTATAAAGGCGGAACCAATGGCGAAAACCACCCTTACGCCTGGCATCATGAGTTCGAAGGTGGACGGGCTTTCTACACAGCCGGTGGCCACACCATAGAAAGCTACAGCGACCCCCTCTTCCTGCAGCACATTTTAGGTGGCATCCGTTATGCCATGGGCCAGGAGTAAATGCACCCTTCTATCCTCAAATAGATATTAGCTAAAGGTCTTAAACCTTTAAACCCCTTATTTAAAAAGCCCCGGGAAACATTTCCGGGGCTTTTTAACTATATGCTTATTATTAACCCTAATGCTGAAACAGGCAGGCAGCACAAAAGAGTTATACCTGCAACACCCCTGAAATAACGACAGTTATTAAAAGCACAATACAACAAGCCTTAGCATTTATACCTAATGGAAGCCAATATTAAAAACCTTTACCAGCATGTGGCCTTTTTAACCGAGCTACAACCTGCACGCAATTACCGCAACCTGGCATCGCTCGATAAAGCGGCCACTTATATACACGAGCAGTTCTCCGCCCATGATTTTAATGTGGTGGAGTACCAGCCCTTTAAGGTTAAAAGCGGCAATACCTATAAAAACATTTCTGCACGCATAGAGGGCAAAAGCAAGGAAAGAATTGTGGTTGGTGCCCATTATGATGTTTGGGGTGAGCTACCAGGTGCCGATGACAATGCCAGTGCAGTTGCAGGTCTGCTGGAAACAGCCCGCCTACTGAGCAATTTCAGCAAAGAGCATCGCCCTGCCTACACACTTGAATTTGTAGCTTACTGCCTGGAAGAACCGCCCTTCTTTGCAACAGATGAAATGGGCAGTGCCGTGCATGCAAGGGAATTACACAATAATAAAACGCCGCTTAAGCTAATGGTTTGCTACGAAATGATTGGCTACTTTAGCGACGAAGCCGGATCACAGGGATTTCCCCATCCCTCTCTCAAAGAATTATATCCCGATAAGGGCAATTTCATTATTGTGGGTGGCCATAGCTCACAGCC of the Flammeovirgaceae bacterium 311 genome contains:
- a CDS encoding PKD domain-containing protein (COG3828 Uncharacterized protein conserved in bacteria), whose product is MIKLFSPALSLLLCVGLFSACTNTSTDLNSDSTASTTPLDNPDAAVLVFSKTDGFYHKSIPAGQAAIHKLGLENGFLVDTTKNAAYFTADSLSKYKAVVFLNTTKDVLDSNQQTAFQEYIRGGGGFVGIHSATDTEYDWPWYNQLVGAYFEHHPENQEARILVTDKSHPSTTMLPDTLVRFDEWYNFRDIQPHINVLAYLDETSYKGGTNGENHPYAWHHEFEGGRAFYTAGGHTIESYSDPLFLQHILGGIRYAMGQE
- a CDS encoding peptidase M28 (COG2234 Predicted aminopeptidases), with amino-acid sequence MEANIKNLYQHVAFLTELQPARNYRNLASLDKAATYIHEQFSAHDFNVVEYQPFKVKSGNTYKNISARIEGKSKERIVVGAHYDVWGELPGADDNASAVAGLLETARLLSNFSKEHRPAYTLEFVAYCLEEPPFFATDEMGSAVHARELHNNKTPLKLMVCYEMIGYFSDEAGSQGFPHPSLKELYPDKGNFIIVGGHSSQPAVAQNFAGLMQKACNIPVHPVASQVTDGPVALSDHRSYWKYQFPAVMINDTSFLRNPNYHEKTDTIDTLNFEKMAEVVNGVTGALLSMNR
- a CDS encoding DASS family transporter (COG0471 Di- and tricarboxylate transporters), with the protein product MLQAGTKKPSFPLRKYLRLILGPLLYSLILLIDSPAGMTPEARSMLACTLWVASWWITEPIPIPATSLLPIVLFPLSGALSLESTTAAYGNPVIFLFLGGFIVALAMEAWNLHKRIALNIILAVGTNQQQIVLGFMAATGFLSMWISNTATALMMLPIGVALVVQLTAFSGEGTLGKKNNFGKALMLGIAYAASIGGMGTLIGTPGNAIFAAIVKELYGQEISFVGWFVLGAPLACLLVFMCWLLLTKISFPLSASGKSGEAEIRQQLKQLGPMRAEEKWVVGVFVFAALAWITRIFLLNRIFPALDDSMIAIAASVLLFIIPSPSSGYRSGLLTWQIAAKLPWGILLLFGAGLAIAAGFKVSGLAAYIGEQMSLAQGLSLLLFLLSIVAIINFLTEITSNVATATMMLPILASLSEAIGVHPYGPMVAACLASSCAFMLPVATPPNAVVFGFGYIEMKDMVKTGFWLNLICIAVITIYLYYLLPLLWEIDLERLPEWVILHP
- a CDS encoding putative Fe-S oxidoreductase (COG0535 Predicted Fe-S oxidoreductases) is translated as MLNSTYPATAEEKHWLNNSEPAVIALEIGKKHPAPAERTSTIIYDKKQLSRVMLRRRFNVWTLALKQTKNPFEAYSIIQSIQGLTDFNLGKPVKKLVEVDGKYHTMPGSPAWPSSSFDQYIFTELNRLNKIKEHKAALRSMFLAVTDKNAAAADLQQKGKSGQKDCLSLEQLKTIVQKLQEEGVMQIQLGGGEPLLRFDEILELLTSARKGTDFWLTTSGQGLNQEKANALKEAGLVGVSLNLDHFDPDKYNTQRGYKHAYGWVLKAAECIRKAKLVLCLNLNATKGFVTEENLYKYARLAKKIGVSFINIIDPQTSLQSQQREEQLSVEQQKVLETFVETMNYEETYLDWPLVNYHCSKQQHTAAGAGLSDSFLYIDAKGDIHAGFNAKKKVGNVLNDRLPLSLSKFK